The region CACGCCGGTCTCTCTGACTCCGGTCTCTCTCACGCTGGTCTCTCTGACTCCGGTCTCTCTCACGCTGGTCTCTCTGACTCCGGTCTCTCTCACGCTGGTCTCTCTGACTCCGGTCTCTCTCACGCTGGTCTCTCTGACTCCGGTCTCTCTcatgctggtctctctctgcagcggTTTTGCCGAAGACGCCGGGGGCCCTCGTGGACGCGGCGGTGGAGGGGACGGGGCCGCACCCGGGGCCCGGTAAACCCCCCGGGCAGCGCCGGCGCAAACCGGGCCGCAGGAAAGCCAAGCTGCCGGGCCACTGGGCCTCCAAGGGCCCCAACGCCGCAGGGGCCCCGGCCCCGCAGCCAGCCAAGGGCCTGGAGCCCGTCAAAATCCCCCGCAAGAGGGGCCCCAAGCCAGGCAGCAAGGTGCGAGCGTTCAGCCCTCTCGTGTCCGCCGCGCTCATTACATTATGTCACATCGCATTTCATtttgcagatttattttttgaaagcggagttaaaaaaaaaaaaaggtcattagaacaaactacagaacatgTCGGATGAGGCACACTTCACATAGAATGCGATGAGTGATaaggtcaggaactacagtaccgagTTGAAtaggatacattacattacgttacgttattggcgtttggctgacgctcttatcctgagtgacGTACAGCATCCCCGTAACCAGGGACAAGTTCtgcctgtacaacaaagataaggattagggcctatttgattaatctgacaatggattgtatctgaaactgtttttatacagcacaatgcaATAGAATGATACACAGTTACGTAGGAACAATAAACCGATTAGTTCTGAGGCTCCGTGGAGAAGTCAAGCCCCGTCGGGCCGAATGGTCTCTTCCGCTCTGTAACTGAAGCCCCGCCCACTGTGTCATAATACCCCGCTGTTATGTGATTGGTTCCCCCAGTTGCTCATTGTTCTGTGATTGGGTTACCACATTTGTTAATTGTTCTGTGATCGGGCCACTatttgctctgtgattggctcctCCAGTTACTCGGTGTCCTCCGATTGGCTCCCCCATTTACTCGGTGTCCTGTGATTGGTTCCCGCAGCTGAGCTGGACGAAGCGGACGGCCTGGTTGGAGGGGGCCATTTCGGGGCCGGGCCGTCCCGTCACCAGGCCCCGGGGCCGCCTGCCGGCCAGCTGGGCTCAGAGGGCGggggccccgcccccccagggAGAGCCCGTCAAAATCCCAAAGAAGAGAGGACCCAAACCGGGCAGCAAGGTGACTCCTCCCGTCCACACGGGGGCGCTGTCTCCCCCTCATGCCAGCTCTTTCCTCCAGGCCCGGAGCGCTGTGTCGCTGGGTTCATCTTGGAGCTTTTGGATTTTCCACGCTGAGAACGCATCCTGCTCGCACACGTTCACTTTTCGTTCTGGATTTTTTACGTTTAAGTGCTCCACTTCTTTAAAAGTGGAGCTAAATTCGAAACTCATCATTTCATGATGTGAAACATAACCATGAAAGCAAAAGTAGAAGAAAAATACAAGAAGAATCAAAGGAACATGGTTAAAATAACCTTTGTGCTGGtgactgtttgactgtgttGTGATGGTTTATCTAGCCTGTGTTGGGGTtgattgtgttgtggtggtttCTCTTGCCTGTGTTGGGTTGAGTGTTGTGGTGGTTTCTCTTGCCTGTGTTTGGTTGAGTGTTGTGGTAGTTTCTCTTGCCTGTGTTGGGTTTGACTGTGTTGTGGTGATTTCTCTTGCCTGTGTTTGGTTGAGTGTTGTGGTAGTTTCTCTTGCCTGTGTTGGGTTGAGTGTTGTGGTAGTTTCTCTTGCCTGTGTTGGGTTGAGTGTTGTGGTGGTTTCTCTTACCTGTGTTGGGTTTGACTGTGTTGTGATGGTTTCTCTTGCCTGTGTTGGGTTGAGTGTTGTGGTTTCTCTTGCCTGTGTTGGGTTGAGTGTTGTAGTTTCTCTTGCCTGTGTTGGGTTGAGTGTTGTGGTGGTTTCTCTTGCCTGTGTTGGGTTTGACTGTGTTGTGGTGATTTCTCTTGCCTATGTTGGGTTGAGTGTTGTGGTGGTTTCTCTTGCCTGTGTTGGGTTGAGTTGTGGTGGTTTCTCTTGCCTGTGTTGGGTTTGCCTGTGTTGTGATGGTTTCTCTTGCCTGTGTTGGGTTTGACTGTGTTGTGGTTTCTCTAGCCTGTGTTGGGTTTGACTGTTGTGGTGCTGTGTTGGGTTTGATTGTGTTGTGATGGTTTCTCTAGCCTGTGTTGGGTTTGACTGTGTTGCGGTGGTTTCTCTTGGCTGTGTTGTGCTGACTGTGCCCCCCCCGCAGAGAAAACCGAAGGTGGTACCCAACCCTGTGCCCACCTCGCCCACGAGCAGCACCCCCGAACCCGACACCAGCACTGTGCCCCTGGACAACGCCACCATCCCCAGCACCGCCCTGCAGGCCCCCACAGGTAACTGCAGCCTGGCTCAGATGGGCTCGCTGCTGTTTGGATAGGTGTTTGATTCGTGCTGCCTGCTGTTTGGATAGGTGTTTGATCCGTGCTGCCTGGTGTTTGGATAGGCGTTTGATCCGTGCTGCCTGGTGTTTGGATAGGCGTTTGATCCGTGCTGCCTGGTGTTTGGATAGGCGTTTGATCCGTGCTGCCTGGTGTTTGGATAGGTGTTTGATCCGTGCTGCCTGGCGCGTGTCTGTTTGCAAATAGCCGCGCTGTCAGCTGATGATGGAGAAGCAGATAAGCAGCTTGTTCCTTTACTttattatagttatagttaatTTCATAGTTTGCCGGTTGTTATACTGGATTTGCCAATGATTCAAGTGTtgacaattatttaatttttttcatattcattttcattcagttaTTTAGGGTTATTTTTCAGGCATTTGGCGAGTTTTGTGTGAGATACTGAGCTCTTGTATACCGTGCATGTTCCCTCCTGATGCAACCCCGCCTTCATAAAGCAAATGGCAGTTAGAGTTAAATCCACAGCCCTCATTTCGACTGTTTTAGCCAGCGTGTTtacttcatctttttttttttgctcttggCTAGGTTTTAAACCCAGTCATTTCCAAATATCTTCCAACTGACGTCTCTCTCGGTCACTCTTGTGGCAGATTTTCCGCACGCGAGATCTGCCAGGAAAATGTGTCTTCTCCCGAAAGCCAGTGCTTCAGAATCCGTGATCAACTTGCGGACGTATGGAGCGGTGTGCGGAGCATCTTAATTCAGACCGCTTGCAGCTTCTGTGCGGCTCTGCTCCTGATCCCAGCGGCTGTCTCTCTGTGGCCCGCGGGGGGAGGAGCAGCTGGAGCTCTTCACTGCTGTTGGCAGCTTTTCTGAAAAACGTTGAATGATGAGTTTGTCCACGAGGAGGGGGGTTCTGCTCGTGAACTGGCGaccgagagggagggagggagggagagagagggatgatagGTGATGTAATCCGGAGAGATGGAAGAGTACTGAAATCTGATTTCGGCCTGTGGAGTGCGCTTATTAATGGTATCCCTGCGGAATGTGACTACTGTGTAAAGGTTCCACTGTTTAACCGGTCCCCTCtctgtttcctgtcactgtgtgtgtgtgtgtgtgtgtgtgtgtgtgtgtgtgtacatacatgttTAACCGGTCCCCTCTCTGTTTCCtgtcgcagtgtgtgtgtaccagtttAACCGGTCTCCTCTCTGTTTCCtgtcgcagtgtgtgtgtgtgtaccagtttAACCGGTCCCCTTTCTGTGTCCtgtcgcagtgtgtgtgtaccagtttAACCGGTCCCCTCTCTTGTTTCCtgtcgcagtgtgtgtgtacctgaatAAGTTCTGCAAGGTGGGGCCACACCTGGACCCTCGCCGGCTGCAGCAGCTGCCGGACCACTTTGGGCCGGGCCGGGCCTGCTCGGTGCTGCAGCAGTGCGTTCAGGCCTGCCTGGACTGCGCCCACAACCAGAGCACCGTCTTCTCCTGCCTGAAGCCCAGCCACGGCGGTGAGGTCATCTCAGGTCAGcacggcatgctgggaaatgtagtcattAACAATGTCCTCCCCGCTAACCCCGCGCACGTTACTCAGACACACCAGGGAGGTCATCTCGGGTCAGCACTGCACTCTGGGGAATGTAGTCATTAATATTACCCTCCCACCAACCCCACATACATACTCGGGACACACCAGGGAGGTCATCTCGGGTCAGCACTGCACTCTGGGGAATGTAGTCGTTAACAATGCCCTCCCGCTAACCCCGCGCACGTACTCAGACACCCCAGGGAGGTCATCTCGGGTCAGCACTGcactctgggaaatgtagtcattAACAATACCCTCCCACCAAACCCACATACGTACTCGGACACACCAGGGAGGTCATCTTGGGCCAGTACTGCactctgggtaatgtagtcatTAATAATACCCTCCCACCAACCCCACATACATACTCGGGACACACCAGGGAGGTAATCTTGGGTCAGTACTGcactctgggaaatgtagtcattAATAATACCCTCCCACCAACCCCACATACATACTCGGGACACACCAGGGAGGTCATCTCAGGTCAGCACTGCACTCTGGGAAACGTAGTCCTTAATTTAGATCACCCCAGCTACTTATGTGTAGTTATTAGGtaaccattttgatttcatcAGCAAGTACTACGGAATAGGCtgtaaaaaatatgttcatCATACTTCACAATTTTGTTTCttggtacttactgactttaaattgtacttcccactgaaatgaaaatagttGTCTTAATGTCACACGTAGCTGGTATTTACTCACTAAACGGGTGAATAGTGGGTTGTGGGCGTGACcacgtctctctctgctctgtgattggcagcGTACTTCGACCAGCAGCACCACACGCTGACGCTCCCGGCGGTGAACAGCGTGACGTACGTGCTGCGCTTCCTGGAGAAGCTCTGCCACACCCTGCACAGCGACACGCTGTTCGGCAGCCAGCCCACCCCCCTGCGCGGGCTGCACTACGACGGCCACGCCTACTCAGGTCAGGCTCCGCCCACACGGACACAGGCCCCGCCcacagagactgtgtgtgtgtgtactcatagCTGTGTTTCCTGCAGACAGGAGaggttatgtgtgagtgtgtgtgtgtgtgtgtgtgtgtgtgtgtgtctgtgtgtctgtgtgtgtctgtgtgtactgaTATCTGTGTTTCCTGCAGACAggagaggttgtgtgtgtgtgtgtgtgtgtgtgtgtgtgtgtgtgtgtgtgtgtgtgtgtgtgctcatagcTGTGTTTCCTGCAGACAGGAGAGGTTATGGGGAGGCCGGGCCAGGCAGGGGTACCAAGCGTTACCTGCAGGAGTCCTACAGCGCCCCCCTCCACAAAGTGATCAAAACCCCCCGCCACTCCTCAGAAGGTACGCCCCGTACTctcgtgcgcgcacacacacacacacacacacacacgctctctcacacacacacacacacactcatacacacacgcacacacacataaacgcacacacacgcacgcatgcactcacacacacacataaactcacacacatactcacacacatacacgcacacacacacacacactcacgctagCCAATGAGAGTGCGTGCCTTCGTCAGATAGCCAATGAAAGGACAGTACCTTCAGCAGCTAGCCAATCAGAGCCAGTTCCTCCAGCGGCTTGCCAACGAGAGCCAGTGAGGTTCCAGCGCTGTGTATCCTCCCCCCTGCAGGCGAGCCCTTCCTATTGGAGAACGGTGTCGGGGGCGGGGCGGAGCACCTGGACCCCTCCCCGCTGAGCCCCGGGGCGCTGGGC is a window of Conger conger chromosome 1, fConCon1.1, whole genome shotgun sequence DNA encoding:
- the LOC133138079 gene encoding polycomb protein SCMH1 isoform X1, producing MRKPSPQKAPEWKDGRRIRHARSGRPSRVPAQYQGHFSWDKYLKETGAIAAPAHCFRQSLTPPVNEFKAGMKLEAQDPRNTTSTCIATVVALTGSRLRLRLDGSDNKNDFWRLVDSSEIQPIGNCEKNGGMLQPPLGFRLNASSWPMFLLKTLNGAEMAPARIFHKQEPPAPEQNSFQVGMKLEAVDRKNPHFICPASVGALRGVEVLVTFDGWRGAFDYYCRYDSRDVFPVGWCALTGDNLQPPGTKAVLPKTPGALVDAAVEGTGPHPGPGKPPGQRRRKPGRRKAKLPGHWASKGPNAAGAPAPQPAKGLEPVKIPRKRGPKPGSKLSWTKRTAWLEGAISGPGRPVTRPRGRLPASWAQRAGAPPPQGEPVKIPKKRGPKPGSKRKPKVVPNPVPTSPTSSTPEPDTSTVPLDNATIPSTALQAPTVCVYLNKFCKVGPHLDPRRLQQLPDHFGPGRACSVLQQCVQACLDCAHNQSTVFSCLKPSHGGEVISAYFDQQHHTLTLPAVNSVTYVLRFLEKLCHTLHSDTLFGSQPTPLRGLHYDGHAYSDRRGYGEAGPGRGTKRYLQESYSAPLHKVIKTPRHSSEGEPFLLENGVGGGAEHLDPSPLSPGALGRSLALRSLSQSGSPPGKLLRLGSAGSERFVPSRDSPRPPGPLDPNLWTVEEVMQYIRDIDPQLGSHADLFRKHEIDGKALLLLRSDMMMKYMGLKLGPALKLTFHIDRLKQGARP
- the LOC133138079 gene encoding polycomb protein SCMH1 isoform X3; this translates as MRKPSPQKAPEWKDGRRIRHARSGRPSRVPAQYQGHFSWDKYLKETGAIAAPAHCFRQSLTPPVNEFKAGMKLEAQDPRNTTSTCIATVVALTGSRLRLRLDGSDNKNDFWRLVDSSEIQPIGNCEKNGGMLQPPLGFRLNASSWPMFLLKTLNGAEMAPARIFHKQEPPAPEQNSFQVGMKLEAVDRKNPHFICPASVGALRGVEVLVTFDGWRGAFDYYCRYDSRDVFPVGWCALTGDNLQPPGTKAVLPKTPGALVDAAVEGTGPHPGPGKPPGQRRRKPGRRKAKLPGHWASKGPNAAGAPAPQPAKGLEPVKIPRKRGPKPGSKLSWTKRTAWLEGAISGPGRPVTRPRGRLPASWAQRAGAPPPQGEPVKIPKKRGPKPGSKRKPKVVPNPVPTSPTSSTPEPDTSTVPLDNATIPSTALQAPTVCVYLNKFCKVGPHLDPRRLQQLPDHFGPGRACSVLQQCVQACLDCAHNQSTVFSCLKPSHGGEVISAYFDQQHHTLTLPAVNSVTYVLRFLEKLCHTLHSDTLFGSQPTPLRGLHYDGHAYSDRRGYGEAGPGRGTKRYLQESYSAPLHKVIKTPRHSSEGSERFVPSRDSPRPPGPLDPNLWTVEEVMQYIRDIDPQLGSHADLFRKHEIDGKALLLLRSDMMMKYMGLKLGPALKLTFHIDRLKQGARP
- the LOC133138079 gene encoding polycomb protein SCMH1 isoform X2 — its product is MRKPSPQKAPEWKDGRRIRHARSGRPSRVPAQYQGHFSWDKYLKETGAIAAPAHCFRQSLTPPVNEFKAGMKLEAQDPRNTTSTCIATVVALTGSRLRLRLDGSDNKNDFWRLVDSSEIQPIGNCEKNGGMLQPPLGFRLNASSWPMFLLKTLNGAEMAPARIFHKQEPPAPEQNSFQVGMKLEAVDRKNPHFICPASVGALRGVEVLVTFDGWRGAFDYYCRYDSRDVFPVGWCALTGDNLQPPGTKAVLPKTPGALVDAAVEGTGPHPGPGKPPGQRRRKPGRRKAKLPGHWASKGPNAAGAPAPQPAKGLEPVKIPRKRGPKPGSKLSWTKRTAWLEGAISGPGRPVTRPRGRLPASWAQRAGAPPPQGEPVKIPKKRGPKPGSKRKPKVVPNPVPTSPTSSTPEPDTSTVPLDNATIPSTALQAPTVCVYLNKFCKVGPHLDPRRLQQLPDHFGPGRACSVLQQCVQACLDCAHNQSTVFSCLKPSHGAYFDQQHHTLTLPAVNSVTYVLRFLEKLCHTLHSDTLFGSQPTPLRGLHYDGHAYSDRRGYGEAGPGRGTKRYLQESYSAPLHKVIKTPRHSSEGEPFLLENGVGGGAEHLDPSPLSPGALGRSLALRSLSQSGSPPGKLLRLGSAGSERFVPSRDSPRPPGPLDPNLWTVEEVMQYIRDIDPQLGSHADLFRKHEIDGKALLLLRSDMMMKYMGLKLGPALKLTFHIDRLKQGARP